A part of Limihaloglobus sulfuriphilus genomic DNA contains:
- a CDS encoding 4Fe-4S binding protein: MKKTNFRLIVQSLFLAFVLAAVFIFREHAEAWCPFGGVETIYTYAKTGKMVCSLAVSNIYILISVLLLTLLLRRVFCGYACPIGAISTLLRKGAAKIGIKQIHVTGKVDRVLRLLKYVVLAVILYVTWTHSELYFRTADPCYALISRHGEDITFFAYIVLGLIILVSLFIMMPFCRWFCPLAAVMNPISRFGFSKIKRDTDVCIDCGKCSKICPMEIDVANVKTVNDASCMSCGDCIEGCPVKDKGALKLNFIRTIPRPRIVAVIVMIALFAGAVLAVNFFDIPSYIHVHDDPQGHGELETLEMNVTGVNCNGSAMLFVFFLERDDIYELPGYFKVEAWPHPDTARVKIHYDTEKADETMIYEAVTEAYYDPIDERWRVSPFQIEGYDPLMLE, translated from the coding sequence ATGAAAAAAACTAATTTTCGGCTGATAGTACAAAGCCTTTTTCTGGCTTTTGTACTTGCGGCCGTGTTTATATTCCGCGAGCACGCAGAGGCCTGGTGTCCGTTTGGCGGAGTAGAGACTATTTATACATACGCAAAAACCGGTAAAATGGTATGCTCGCTGGCGGTTTCCAACATTTACATACTCATATCCGTGCTTTTGCTGACTCTGCTTCTGCGGCGTGTTTTTTGCGGCTATGCCTGCCCGATCGGAGCGATATCGACTTTACTTCGCAAGGGCGCTGCCAAGATCGGCATAAAACAGATCCATGTAACCGGCAAGGTTGACCGTGTTTTGCGGCTGCTCAAGTATGTAGTTCTGGCAGTGATTCTCTATGTAACATGGACTCACTCTGAGCTGTATTTCCGGACGGCAGATCCGTGTTATGCACTTATCAGCAGGCACGGCGAGGACATCACATTCTTTGCCTATATTGTTCTGGGGCTGATTATTCTGGTTTCTTTGTTTATAATGATGCCTTTTTGCAGGTGGTTTTGCCCGCTTGCCGCTGTAATGAACCCCATTTCACGTTTTGGATTCAGCAAAATTAAACGTGATACAGATGTCTGCATAGACTGCGGCAAATGTTCAAAGATATGTCCAATGGAAATTGATGTTGCAAACGTCAAAACCGTTAATGATGCCTCCTGCATGAGCTGCGGCGACTGCATCGAAGGATGTCCGGTTAAAGACAAAGGCGCTTTGAAGCTCAATTTCATAAGAACCATTCCTCGCCCCAGAATTGTAGCTGTTATAGTTATGATAGCTTTGTTCGCCGGTGCAGTGTTGGCTGTTAATTTCTTTGATATACCATCATATATTCACGTTCACGATGACCCCCAGGGGCATGGCGAGCTTGAAACATTAGAGATGAACGTTACGGGAGTTAATTGTAACGGCAGCGCAATGCTGTTTGTCTTTTTCCTCGAAAGAGATGATATCTATGAGCTTCCGGGTTATTTCAAGGTAGAAGCCTGGCCTCACCCCGATACCGCCAGGGTTAAGATACATTATGACACTGAAAAAGCAGACGAGACAATGATCTATGAAGCTGTAACAGAGGCATACTATGACCCGATAGACGAGCGGTGGCGTGTATCGCCATTTCAGATAGAGGGTTATGACCCGTTGATGCTGGAATAG
- a CDS encoding tetratricopeptide repeat protein, whose protein sequence is MKMRTMFLLLSLGFLTAGLVYGGEAEDNYAQGTEQMKQGDFDGAMKSFASAAKLDREQTKYREMYSLVRRIIKTRNVMETEANLAKWKQYAAGLRNFYYSYRLWDQAYELDKELFAKESTDENRLMLVESMVAAGKNKEALAELDKLAEEKVDNEAKLYRAMALGSSGEKDAAAAILKDIKIADDAPNGMKYYASRANMVIGDKEHAYEYLKKTLEGVPPSAIENFRLTVKSAPEFAQVTDSEEFTAVLNTESKISESSCSGGGDCGSCRLSSSCGS, encoded by the coding sequence ATGAAAATGAGAACTATGTTTCTGCTGTTGTCATTGGGATTTTTAACTGCCGGTCTTGTTTACGGCGGTGAAGCTGAGGATAATTATGCCCAGGGAACAGAGCAGATGAAGCAGGGCGATTTTGACGGTGCGATGAAGTCTTTTGCCTCTGCTGCCAAGCTCGACCGCGAACAGACAAAATACCGCGAAATGTACTCACTTGTACGCAGGATTATCAAGACCCGCAATGTCATGGAGACCGAGGCGAATCTGGCAAAATGGAAACAGTACGCTGCCGGTCTTAGGAATTTCTATTATTCATACAGACTTTGGGATCAGGCTTACGAGCTTGATAAAGAGCTTTTCGCGAAAGAATCCACCGATGAGAACCGTCTGATGCTTGTTGAAAGCATGGTCGCCGCCGGCAAAAACAAAGAGGCTCTCGCGGAGTTGGACAAGCTGGCAGAGGAGAAGGTTGATAACGAAGCCAAACTTTACAGGGCTATGGCTCTTGGCAGCAGCGGCGAGAAAGACGCGGCCGCGGCAATTTTGAAAGATATCAAAATCGCAGATGATGCTCCTAACGGCATGAAATATTACGCATCACGTGCAAACATGGTTATTGGAGACAAAGAGCACGCCTATGAGTATCTCAAGAAGACACTCGAAGGTGTTCCGCCAAGCGCGATCGAGAATTTCCGCTTAACTGTTAAATCCGCTCCAGAATTTGCTCAAGTTACGGATTCAGAGGAGTTTACTGCTGTATTGAATACCGAGTCCAAGATTTCTGAATCTTCATGCAGCGGGGGCGGTGACTGCGGATCGTGCCGTCTTAGCAGTAGTTGCGGTTCTTAA
- a CDS encoding VWA domain-containing protein, with protein MGFIEYKYLLLLVIAVVLVLYAGLRSKRPHERQSLLTALNVITVSLVIFALAGLYIKTEPDEKGRVYLLDISASIPDTSIETAFNTINEMQESTPLKGRLFLYASSVYEIDSEPERLELTDLLQEIERIRGLETESCRSATADALSRILDSCSSGESVCLFTDGIETEGSAARLLEDFSKKNVGLQVEIIDTFAGPEVLLKSVQMPGSIRFGEPASMDVYILSSHPQMGHLSCSGLDSDFSYTTDIELAAGQNAVSFPVHLLREGQHIFEVEITGEKDFSQENNRLETSMFVTGAAQICVLESNPASPVYNSLKEWFGKSAVILPLEEEEQLGEAQLLVIADTPDTELDFSLQERIAQEVRNGMGLLVTGGYRVAAGNAYSEDPMSELLPLEFVQPIEKRDPSSTVVYIIDTSGSMTGSRVELAKEVVRLSLKRLKPHDKAGIVEFYGSRKWAAPIQPASNAIDINRALNRLSAGGGTVILPAIEEAFYALQNVDTRTRHVLVLTDGGVEKGRFESLIRRMTQYRITLSTVLVGPGTHTSFLSDLAQWGRGKFYLARDRFSIPEVIFKQPKTSRLSIYVEKDFYMSGSDTVLFDNINFQLIPYLHGLIKSAPRPNATLSLSSDSGEPLYCRWDYGLGKVGVYTSQLAGQWSSDAADSDEYARLVQQICQNLYSSPGNTDYLVQPQLNGNVAVIDIHSGPRSSDYKSKAVIEGRLSNADGKEIFLSASSLLDDKWRSEPLVLESGSYSIDIGDNTGAASITAAPAAELGDIVSDYTLQNAAGSLDYSRSVLSNYKVKPLWTWCLLAALVSFMANIIIRRIGPRSATAFVLLGLLAVSSSGYAQSAEVNTKLSQIGSSYISGAAEKAGRELLSISDDETFSYANLPLFAMLNGDYASAARIYESQTAEHADFESLVFRGICRLHNDEYLQALENFEDAAKRAGLKRDRKYALALCIHASEKAGKLSDTASRWSSMPNMTDEHFAALIDIYTITGEFDDAVKLIEHARSNNIAEELVTTLEFQKKLIGIALEQGDTDKAKEIYRGLIKDERNRIIYIDGLARLMMYDSDRPQVISLYTESIEEASKASDLMLIAESCGSMGFYDLAEQAAEKALEIDPEYRLSATMFLSEMYYRSGETAHAIELIDRAYQDLSDSAESVVELAEAAERFGDPVKSISMLQRAYELSGGPEVLMRTAWLLEKTGSEDRAYETWYRMWQTATRESMKIQARDHLIDLASRKGRLADLVIELEESLDKKPDPNALGLLVDIYVAANDPISAVEVLKEYSAGSGDQVERINDLIQVYIRTEKFGKCTRLLEQLVEVDPENAEEYLQQIAVIAIERQNRYDAVEAIKRMEELGEAGGVSDEFSAGILSMLDMHEQAQDAYDRIIANNPDNIEAYLLWARAANNAGNREQAVERLRRLLVDEVQDDLFAIAVDGLLNLETGRDDLNIALARVYSRIAASPSKVLNYRLAVDICETLGYRDKIEQLLLFCSAAAGQRRAAIVRELVDTAGANANVEGQIEYGKLLLLLGEVMPPQVYIDLGRAALKKNDVVLAERIFSLADAGDSDSAIKQQVAQSFEDASMPEKADRIIRELLITDPDNVSLYVKSGSYCEQFGLFDKALSQYMRANSLIQNRMPVSVSGSNGGAAQDKKNVRRAANVNEQELFADTITTALISVSRTDQQKRNLLDSVTSRLESEILEVEKLIKNGGDKQITAYPRLYNIWKQFDRVALSQAKTELADEYAVRLSEIFKDDEFFEDKIITSRVETGLIQSCHFFLEKFKGSDSISLIDKTLLSTWFDSAAQELDPDELIAAESEPVQIANLALRLILNGREEKAMQVLRSMDNFPFKDNKHRAACIAMLMYFNDEELTDKFFNSWVDQKSKSEGFSADDFVPLINSAWPLLSEDGRNRLIGKITLIKGDAAGWDEFTAKLAGTEFDEEITFEQALELAGSSDTGFEVLLKSLENKSAEQRIRIFNTAISAKREHTRVAFILQLAASLKYDLSEDFTNAIVDTYRQYASESDCKSYISVRRYSWNKNPDQPQLGVKLAGVLLAKTTDNPAAMTAAVVAAGTAEDNAQAANLASLTIDLLANTKKIDHNFSAMVEDIAYALSPDDLDSIIMDVTDMMDIFGVTPAGLYIAAELNFRAGRSEQARQMNKKAFELDPSNRVITRNLIDLYSVAGRKRRLAEILSGSLVSSGLSSSYEWRTLVNLYCETGQPEKALIPAREDQTVLSHLNYMRIYHQMGDEKKLTMAFRKFVTDSRVDQTFFSPRWLVDNTTGGMKGYDQSRSRIRPGLYDVFANEDFALEEYRQVLLSAEPLRRDISNAAGGYAMALINKSASSQWLRSLPQNADEMNRKNVLVLEQLVRTAPEEVAAVYPGAFDVLAARIEEPEHEMLAALAELAGLIGRNDDQKRVYRLSALLAAADLETSYTAEKNFETIQNWLDSLPENSRNDYAARVCDYIKPSPFFSDSEKDIFARLDFIKSNSSKEFWLSSVDELFESPAASRLPSVKARAACILVRFEDFKVYAQEAMEMNTYRNYSVYPFDCSQMLCSPQENPEFISYLEYISGLIDEHRQKGIRNDRVCVQDYCLLARKAFTTGFKEKFEELVNAALECVNELSLESLWLLDCYELAGDKEKYQNLYSRLSEEGILPLERMNNN; from the coding sequence ATGGGCTTTATAGAATATAAATATCTTTTGCTGCTGGTGATAGCGGTTGTTCTTGTCCTGTATGCGGGTTTAAGGTCTAAACGGCCGCACGAGAGGCAGTCTTTGCTTACAGCCCTGAACGTCATTACAGTGAGTCTTGTGATATTCGCATTGGCTGGGCTTTATATAAAGACAGAACCCGATGAAAAGGGCAGGGTCTATCTTCTTGATATATCCGCGAGTATTCCAGATACCAGCATTGAAACAGCATTTAACACAATAAATGAAATGCAGGAGAGCACGCCTCTTAAGGGCAGACTGTTTCTCTATGCATCTTCAGTATATGAGATCGATTCAGAGCCGGAAAGGTTAGAGCTGACAGATTTACTCCAGGAAATAGAACGCATTCGCGGTCTTGAGACAGAATCGTGCCGCAGTGCTACAGCCGATGCGCTGAGCCGGATTCTTGATTCGTGCAGCAGCGGCGAGTCTGTGTGTCTGTTTACAGACGGCATAGAAACTGAAGGCTCGGCTGCTCGTTTGCTCGAGGATTTCAGCAAGAAGAACGTAGGTTTGCAGGTTGAGATAATTGACACTTTTGCCGGTCCGGAAGTTCTGTTAAAGAGTGTCCAGATGCCAGGTTCAATCCGTTTTGGCGAGCCGGCTTCGATGGATGTTTATATTCTCAGCAGTCATCCGCAAATGGGGCATCTAAGCTGCAGCGGCCTTGATTCTGATTTTTCTTACACAACAGATATTGAGCTTGCAGCCGGTCAGAACGCTGTGAGCTTTCCGGTGCATCTTCTGCGTGAGGGGCAGCATATTTTTGAGGTAGAGATTACAGGTGAAAAAGATTTTTCCCAGGAAAACAACCGTCTTGAGACGTCAATGTTCGTTACCGGTGCTGCCCAGATTTGTGTTTTAGAGTCGAATCCCGCTTCGCCGGTTTACAATTCGCTCAAAGAATGGTTTGGCAAGTCGGCGGTTATTCTGCCGCTGGAAGAAGAAGAGCAGCTTGGAGAGGCTCAGCTTCTGGTGATAGCTGATACGCCGGATACTGAACTTGATTTTTCTCTGCAGGAGAGGATTGCCCAGGAGGTCCGTAACGGTATGGGGCTTCTGGTGACCGGCGGTTACCGTGTAGCTGCCGGCAACGCATACTCTGAAGATCCGATGTCCGAGCTTCTGCCGCTGGAGTTTGTTCAGCCCATAGAAAAGCGGGACCCTTCATCGACAGTAGTTTACATCATAGATACTTCCGGCAGCATGACCGGCTCACGTGTGGAGCTGGCCAAAGAGGTTGTCCGCCTTTCTCTCAAACGTCTCAAGCCGCACGACAAGGCTGGGATAGTAGAGTTTTACGGCTCAAGGAAATGGGCTGCCCCGATTCAGCCGGCATCAAACGCAATTGACATTAACAGGGCCCTGAACCGCCTCAGTGCGGGCGGGGGAACAGTAATTTTGCCGGCAATAGAAGAAGCCTTCTACGCACTCCAGAACGTGGACACGAGGACACGGCATGTGCTGGTACTTACTGACGGCGGCGTGGAAAAGGGCAGGTTTGAGTCGCTTATCCGCCGGATGACCCAGTACAGGATTACACTTTCAACCGTTCTTGTCGGACCTGGTACGCATACTTCGTTCTTATCCGATCTGGCGCAGTGGGGCCGCGGGAAATTCTATCTGGCCAGAGACCGTTTTTCGATACCAGAGGTGATTTTCAAACAGCCCAAAACTTCCAGGCTTTCTATATATGTGGAAAAGGATTTCTATATGTCAGGCTCTGATACAGTTCTGTTTGACAATATCAATTTCCAGCTTATTCCGTATCTGCACGGTCTGATTAAATCCGCTCCCCGTCCCAATGCAACTCTCTCTCTTAGTTCAGATTCGGGAGAGCCTTTATACTGCCGCTGGGATTACGGTCTGGGCAAGGTTGGAGTTTACACCTCACAGCTTGCGGGGCAATGGTCGTCTGACGCGGCGGATTCTGATGAGTACGCCCGCCTGGTTCAGCAGATATGCCAGAATCTCTACAGCTCGCCGGGTAATACGGATTATCTGGTACAGCCTCAACTCAACGGTAATGTTGCGGTTATAGATATCCACTCCGGGCCGAGAAGTTCAGATTATAAATCAAAGGCGGTTATAGAGGGGCGGCTAAGTAATGCCGACGGTAAGGAAATCTTTCTCTCTGCCTCTTCTCTCCTGGATGATAAATGGCGTTCGGAACCGCTTGTTCTTGAATCCGGGAGTTATTCGATTGATATCGGCGATAACACGGGAGCCGCTTCGATTACGGCAGCTCCGGCAGCCGAGCTTGGTGATATTGTTTCAGACTACACACTGCAAAACGCTGCCGGTTCTCTGGATTATTCCCGTTCAGTTTTGAGTAATTATAAGGTAAAACCACTTTGGACATGGTGTCTGCTGGCGGCACTGGTAAGTTTTATGGCTAACATAATCATAAGAAGAATCGGCCCCCGTTCAGCGACTGCTTTTGTGCTGCTTGGCCTGCTTGCGGTTTCAAGCAGCGGCTATGCTCAAAGCGCAGAGGTAAACACAAAACTTTCACAGATAGGCAGCAGTTATATATCAGGCGCCGCAGAAAAGGCAGGTCGGGAGCTGCTGAGCATTTCTGATGATGAGACATTTTCGTATGCGAACCTGCCGCTGTTTGCGATGCTAAACGGTGATTATGCCTCCGCTGCAAGGATCTACGAAAGCCAGACGGCTGAACATGCGGATTTTGAGAGCCTGGTTTTCAGAGGCATTTGCCGACTGCACAACGATGAATATTTACAAGCCCTGGAAAATTTTGAAGACGCGGCGAAGCGGGCCGGCCTCAAACGGGACAGAAAATACGCTCTGGCATTATGTATTCATGCCTCAGAAAAGGCGGGCAAACTTAGCGATACGGCCTCCCGATGGTCATCAATGCCCAATATGACCGATGAGCATTTTGCCGCTCTGATCGATATTTACACAATAACAGGCGAATTTGACGATGCGGTAAAATTGATTGAGCACGCCCGCAGCAACAATATAGCAGAAGAGCTTGTTACAACGTTAGAATTTCAGAAGAAACTGATCGGCATAGCTCTCGAACAGGGTGATACGGACAAAGCCAAAGAAATCTATCGGGGCCTGATCAAAGATGAACGCAACAGGATAATCTATATTGACGGTCTGGCCAGGCTTATGATGTATGATTCGGACAGGCCGCAGGTGATATCGCTTTATACCGAGAGCATAGAAGAGGCATCAAAGGCTTCTGATCTAATGCTTATCGCTGAATCATGCGGGTCTATGGGGTTTTATGACCTTGCCGAACAGGCCGCCGAAAAGGCTCTGGAGATTGACCCCGAATACCGTCTTTCCGCTACGATGTTTCTCTCTGAAATGTACTACCGCTCAGGCGAGACCGCGCATGCGATAGAGCTGATTGACCGGGCGTATCAGGATTTAAGTGATTCGGCCGAATCGGTTGTGGAGCTTGCCGAGGCGGCGGAGCGTTTTGGAGATCCGGTAAAATCGATATCAATGCTTCAGCGGGCGTACGAGCTCAGCGGCGGCCCGGAGGTTCTGATGCGGACGGCATGGCTTCTGGAAAAAACCGGAAGTGAAGACCGGGCATACGAAACCTGGTACAGGATGTGGCAAACCGCAACAAGAGAGTCTATGAAAATACAGGCCAGAGATCATCTTATTGATCTTGCCTCCCGAAAGGGGAGGCTTGCAGACCTTGTGATAGAACTTGAGGAGTCACTCGATAAGAAACCGGATCCCAATGCATTAGGCCTGCTGGTTGACATATATGTAGCGGCAAATGATCCGATTTCAGCAGTTGAAGTGCTCAAAGAATATTCTGCCGGCTCCGGCGATCAGGTAGAGCGAATAAACGATCTGATTCAAGTTTATATACGCACGGAAAAATTCGGCAAGTGCACGCGTCTTCTTGAGCAGCTTGTGGAGGTAGATCCGGAAAACGCGGAGGAATACCTTCAGCAGATTGCTGTAATAGCGATTGAACGTCAGAACAGGTATGATGCTGTTGAGGCGATTAAACGCATGGAAGAGCTGGGAGAGGCCGGCGGTGTCTCAGATGAGTTCAGTGCGGGAATTTTAAGTATGCTTGATATGCATGAGCAGGCTCAGGATGCATACGACAGGATAATTGCCAACAATCCCGACAATATCGAAGCGTATCTTCTCTGGGCCCGTGCGGCGAATAATGCCGGCAACCGCGAACAGGCAGTTGAGCGGCTTCGCAGGCTGCTTGTAGATGAGGTTCAGGACGACTTGTTCGCCATAGCTGTTGACGGTCTTTTAAACCTGGAAACCGGCAGGGATGACTTAAACATAGCTCTTGCCAGGGTGTATTCACGTATTGCCGCGTCACCTTCAAAGGTACTTAACTACAGGCTGGCGGTCGATATTTGCGAAACCCTTGGATATCGTGATAAGATAGAACAGCTGCTTCTCTTCTGCAGCGCTGCGGCGGGACAGAGACGGGCGGCTATCGTGCGTGAGCTGGTAGATACCGCCGGCGCTAATGCCAATGTTGAGGGACAGATAGAGTACGGTAAACTGCTTCTTCTGCTTGGAGAGGTAATGCCGCCGCAGGTTTATATAGATCTTGGCAGGGCGGCTCTGAAGAAAAACGACGTTGTCCTTGCAGAAAGGATATTCAGCCTCGCTGATGCCGGAGATTCGGATTCTGCGATAAAGCAGCAGGTCGCCCAGAGCTTTGAAGATGCCTCGATGCCGGAAAAGGCTGACCGCATAATACGTGAGCTTTTGATAACTGATCCGGATAACGTGTCTTTGTATGTTAAATCCGGTTCGTATTGTGAACAGTTTGGATTATTTGACAAGGCTCTAAGTCAGTACATGAGGGCCAATTCTTTGATTCAGAACCGGATGCCGGTAAGTGTGAGCGGAAGTAACGGCGGGGCCGCTCAAGACAAGAAGAATGTTCGGCGGGCAGCTAACGTAAATGAGCAGGAGCTTTTCGCCGATACCATTACTACTGCCCTTATATCTGTTTCACGGACAGATCAACAGAAGAGAAATCTGCTGGATTCAGTAACTTCACGGCTGGAGAGTGAGATTCTCGAGGTAGAAAAGCTAATCAAAAACGGCGGTGATAAGCAGATCACGGCATATCCCAGACTGTATAATATATGGAAGCAGTTTGACCGTGTCGCATTGTCACAGGCCAAGACAGAGCTGGCCGATGAATACGCGGTTAGGCTCTCTGAAATTTTTAAAGATGATGAGTTTTTCGAAGATAAGATTATAACTTCCCGTGTTGAAACAGGACTGATACAGAGTTGCCACTTTTTCCTGGAGAAATTCAAAGGCAGCGATTCGATCAGTCTGATTGATAAAACTCTTTTATCAACCTGGTTTGACAGCGCCGCACAGGAACTGGATCCGGATGAACTAATCGCGGCAGAAAGTGAGCCTGTTCAGATAGCAAACCTTGCTTTGAGGCTGATTCTAAACGGCCGCGAAGAAAAGGCGATGCAGGTTCTTCGTTCGATGGATAATTTTCCCTTCAAAGACAATAAACACAGAGCGGCGTGTATTGCAATGCTCATGTATTTCAACGATGAAGAGCTCACCGATAAGTTCTTTAACAGCTGGGTAGATCAGAAATCTAAATCTGAAGGGTTCTCCGCAGATGATTTTGTGCCGCTGATAAATTCGGCCTGGCCTCTGTTAAGTGAAGACGGCAGGAACAGGCTTATCGGGAAGATAACCCTGATAAAAGGCGATGCCGCCGGTTGGGACGAATTTACGGCAAAGCTGGCCGGAACAGAGTTTGATGAAGAAATTACTTTTGAGCAGGCATTGGAGCTGGCAGGGTCTTCGGATACAGGGTTTGAAGTTCTGCTCAAGTCCTTGGAAAACAAATCAGCTGAGCAGAGGATAAGGATTTTTAACACTGCTATCTCCGCGAAAAGAGAACATACAAGGGTTGCGTTTATCCTTCAGCTGGCCGCGAGCCTGAAATACGATCTTTCAGAAGATTTTACAAACGCGATAGTCGATACTTACCGCCAATACGCCAGTGAGTCTGACTGCAAAAGTTATATCAGTGTTCGCCGGTACTCATGGAATAAAAATCCAGATCAGCCGCAGCTCGGTGTTAAGCTGGCGGGTGTTTTACTTGCCAAGACAACGGATAATCCCGCTGCAATGACCGCGGCGGTGGTAGCTGCCGGTACAGCCGAAGATAATGCACAGGCGGCGAATCTGGCTTCTCTTACAATCGATTTGCTTGCTAATACTAAGAAAATAGATCACAATTTTTCTGCCATGGTAGAAGACATCGCTTATGCGTTGAGTCCTGATGACCTGGATTCAATCATCATGGATGTAACTGATATGATGGATATTTTCGGTGTTACACCGGCGGGACTGTATATAGCGGCAGAATTGAATTTCAGAGCGGGCAGAAGTGAGCAGGCCCGTCAGATGAATAAAAAAGCCTTTGAGCTTGATCCTTCTAACCGGGTCATAACCAGAAATCTGATAGACCTTTACAGTGTTGCCGGCCGCAAACGCCGGCTTGCAGAAATTTTGAGCGGCTCGCTGGTCTCATCAGGTTTGAGCTCTTCTTATGAGTGGAGGACGCTTGTAAACCTTTACTGCGAGACCGGTCAGCCCGAAAAGGCGCTTATACCTGCCCGGGAAGACCAGACTGTTCTTTCACACCTGAATTATATGCGAATATACCATCAGATGGGGGACGAGAAAAAGCTGACAATGGCATTTCGTAAGTTTGTGACTGATTCGCGTGTCGATCAGACTTTTTTTTCTCCCAGGTGGCTGGTGGATAACACAACGGGCGGCATGAAAGGATACGATCAGTCCCGCAGCCGTATTCGCCCGGGTCTCTATGATGTCTTTGCAAATGAAGATTTCGCTTTGGAAGAATACAGGCAGGTTCTGCTTTCTGCTGAGCCGCTGAGAAGAGATATTTCAAATGCTGCCGGCGGATACGCTATGGCGCTTATCAACAAATCCGCAAGCAGTCAGTGGCTTAGATCGCTGCCGCAAAACGCTGATGAAATGAACAGAAAAAACGTTCTGGTACTGGAGCAGCTTGTAAGAACAGCTCCGGAAGAAGTCGCGGCAGTCTATCCGGGGGCTTTTGATGTGTTGGCAGCCAGGATTGAAGAGCCTGAACATGAAATGCTTGCGGCGTTGGCGGAATTAGCCGGCTTAATTGGCAGAAACGATGACCAGAAAAGAGTTTATCGGCTTTCAGCATTACTGGCTGCGGCGGATCTCGAAACGAGCTATACGGCAGAGAAAAATTTTGAGACAATTCAAAACTGGCTTGATTCTTTGCCTGAAAACTCCAGAAATGATTATGCCGCAAGGGTTTGCGACTATATCAAGCCTTCACCGTTTTTCTCTGATTCGGAAAAGGATATTTTTGCCAGGCTTGATTTTATAAAGAGCAATAGCTCTAAAGAATTCTGGCTCAGTTCGGTTGACGAGCTGTTTGAGTCCCCGGCGGCATCCCGATTGCCATCTGTAAAGGCCAGAGCGGCTTGTATTTTGGTTAGATTTGAAGATTTCAAGGTTTATGCCCAAGAGGCGATGGAGATGAATACCTATAGGAATTACTCGGTTTATCCTTTTGATTGTTCACAAATGTTGTGCAGTCCGCAGGAAAATCCTGAATTTATTTCCTATCTTGAGTATATTTCCGGTTTAATTGATGAACACAGACAAAAAGGCATACGTAACGATAGAGTATGCGTTCAGGATTATTGTCTGTTAGCGCGCAAGGCTTTTACTACGGGTTTTAAAGAAAAATTCGAAGAGCTTGTAAATGCCGCACTTGAGTGTGTTAACGAATTGTCGCTTGAAAGTTTGTGGTTGCTTGACTGCTATGAACTGGCAGGCGATAAAGAGAAATATCAGAATTTGTATAGCAGGCTTTCAGAGGAAGGGATACTTCCGCTGGAGCGAATGAATAATAATTGA
- a CDS encoding DUF58 domain-containing protein — protein MARLLTNSEIERLKRLQIRTDRVPRGGFYSEHRSKEIGHGLEFADHRQYVPGDDIRKVDWNLYRRNRQLFVRLFEENENLPVYILLDLSDSMLFDLDGLRSVAARKLAAAFCAVALNQGEMVQVFAMQDGIWPEKRQFARKNAFETALSHIESLEGGSKLDITDALDQFSKYRIRPGLLIVLSDFFSNRGIDRLCNAVRNLYHKCLFVQMGLEVDEYPVVDSEVRFVDCESGDYVEVADDERLLSEYTRLYQDYYHRLDRSALSMGSTLYRIDSQDNLERHLETLFINGTLRI, from the coding sequence ATGGCTCGATTGCTGACAAATAGTGAAATAGAACGGCTCAAAAGGCTGCAAATCAGAACTGACCGCGTTCCGCGGGGCGGTTTTTATTCGGAACACCGCTCGAAAGAGATCGGCCATGGGCTGGAGTTTGCAGACCACCGTCAATATGTGCCGGGAGATGATATCCGCAAGGTTGACTGGAATCTTTACCGGCGAAACCGGCAGCTTTTTGTACGGCTTTTTGAGGAAAATGAAAATCTGCCCGTTTATATCCTGCTGGATTTGAGCGATTCGATGCTGTTTGACCTTGACGGGCTTCGCAGTGTCGCGGCGAGAAAACTGGCCGCGGCTTTTTGTGCGGTAGCTCTCAATCAGGGCGAAATGGTTCAGGTTTTTGCTATGCAGGATGGCATCTGGCCGGAGAAACGTCAATTTGCCAGAAAAAACGCATTCGAAACAGCCCTTAGTCATATAGAATCTTTAGAGGGCGGCAGTAAGCTGGATATTACAGACGCTCTGGATCAGTTTTCAAAGTACAGAATCAGGCCCGGCCTTCTGATTGTCTTGTCTGATTTCTTCTCAAACCGAGGAATAGACCGCCTTTGTAATGCGGTTAGAAACCTTTACCATAAATGCCTGTTTGTTCAGATGGGTCTGGAAGTCGATGAGTATCCTGTTGTTGACTCAGAGGTTCGGTTTGTTGACTGTGAGAGCGGTGACTATGTAGAGGTCGCAGACGATGAGCGGCTTCTGAGTGAATACACCAGGCTGTACCAGGATTATTATCACAGGCTCGACAGGTCGGCTTTGTCGATGGGGTCAACTCTCTACCGGATTGATTCTCAGGACAACCTCGAGAGACATCTTGAAACGCTGTTTATTAACGGGACACTTAGGATATAA